The sequence TTTACCTTCAAAAAATCCTTTAAGGTCTGTTACTAATCTGTAAACAACATTTTTACCTAAATTTTCAACTTTTCCCTTGTCAATTAATTTGAAATTACCATCAGTAAAACAATATGTACTATTATTGGAGTTATATTTATTCTCACTTTCTACGAATTTCAAAACATTTGGGTTTGCTTTATCCGAATTGTCAAGATAAACTTGAACACATAGCCATTTTCCTTTTATCGAAAGATTGTTTTGTGAGAAGGATTTAAAACAAAAAATTGAAAAGAAAAATAGAGGAAGAAAAACTTTGAGTAATTTCATAATCATTTAGTTTTAATTAGTTAAAAAAGAGAATTTAAGAAACAGCTAATTTTCAACAGTTTTATTAATGAATTTAACGGCAGTACCATAAATAAGTACTCTGCCGACAATTTGACCATTCATATTTTCTAGTTCAATACGAACGCCTACAACAGCATCTGCACCTATTGTCTCTGCATTTTTCTTAAATTGATCCCAAGCATTAGTATAGGCTTTTAAAATTGGACTACCAGAAAAAGTAGAAGTAACATCATAGGTAGCTGCAATAATTTCAACAATTTCGTACTCTTGCTTAACATCCAACGTAGTGTAGATAATTTTTTTCTGTTCAGTTTTGTCTTGACCTAAAGCAGATAATTGGGCAAATAGTATTAATGCCACGATTAGAAGCAAATATTGACACTTTTTCATAGTATTGAGATTTTAATTTACCTACTCGTATGGCTTTTCGGATCCGCCAGTAAATGATTTTTTCAGATACTGATTCAAAAATATGAATTGTTCAGATGATAAATTTTCAGTTAAACGGTTTATACCCAATTTACCACATTTTTATACCCAATAATTATATGTTAATAGAACCAACCTATTCTCGAAAGAAGTGAAACAATGTCTTTTAACGATTTGATATTTTGATCAGGAAATGATAATTTAGCTTTATCTATTATTCCAGTTTTTTGCTGAGAATTTGAAATGTACTTTTTTATAGTATTAAGAGGGTATTTTAAGTTTATGGCACAACGTGTAATTGTACTTTTCGGGTTAGTGTAAAAATATCTTATAATTTCAATTTGTATCGGGGAGAGTACAAAGGCTTTTTTATTTAGCATTAATTCTGTAAGTTCTGCTGTGAACTTTTCGTTATATT comes from Candidatus Woesearchaeota archaeon and encodes:
- a CDS encoding YbjQ family protein, with protein sequence MALILFAQLSALGQDKTEQKKIIYTTLDVKQEYEIVEIIAATYDVTSTFSGSPILKAYTNAWDQFKKNAETIGADAVVGVRIELENMNGQIVGRVLIYGTAVKFINKTVEN